In Rhopalosiphum padi isolate XX-2018 chromosome 3, ASM2088224v1, whole genome shotgun sequence, the genomic stretch agatgttcatcaaataaataccatttaaaattaacaaaatttccaaaaatgtataaatatgcgCAATTACGTATATgcattatgttcaaaatatgcaaaaaaaaattgtactatttaatcAAGAATAAGCCAAATCGTGGCCATAACTGACAACCAATCAATTTGtacttaaagaaaaaaacatgcaaatgcatagaAATTCTAGCACTAGTTATCATTACTCACATGATGTagcaattattgaattatgttttattagtcCATATCTGAACGGTATACTAAAACGAGAGAAAATTATGCATTGTTCTGCAAGATTGATAAAGAAGTCGAATTAGACGACGCTAATTATTGTAAGCATTTACTATTATTTCCTAGATAATATTTGATTGTGATTTAATACAATTCGAGATTATACCATGTCGAGTTGAATGTTGTTTAGTTGTCGATATGAACGAGTCTAAAGATAACACTATCGTCGAAGATGGAAAAATGCTGGTTAAAGAAGAACCACCCGAAATATTAAACCTAGATAAGACCATCGAAGAATTTAAGACGACGAtggaattcaaatttatttatctagTTTACGCAGTCagcaaaaaatctaaatatttttcaccatatgattttaaaattgtcttgtttaaaaatatcaataaacattGTTTCTTTACACTAAGTAAGGAAGGTATGCTGTCTCACTTTCAAAACGAAGTGTCATTCACGCCCTTTGCGCAATTTGAAgaggaatataaattatataagaaaatcGTAAAAGTAAGTGtaggtttttatattaaatggttataatataatatgcacagttAAACGTATTGGTATACGTTATAAcaagtattatcataatataaaatttattctaatattagtagtaaataataaattataaatacaaattaaaaaataataaattatcttaaaacaaattatgtatgatGAAACATTTAAGACTATTTTTCAATTCAGATTTTGagtaaacttttaataaaaacatacaaaattaatatttaaacaaaaaaaatgtcattaagtTTACGTAGTAGTTGGCGTACCTACTTGCGTATGTAAGCTCTAACTAAATACTAAGGTATAGTTACTATTTATTTAGTGACTTTAACGTTGTAGGTATAaacttaatacattaaataaacaactgttgagcatattttattatataacattaaaatatattaatttaaattttataacaattttataaagtataaataaagaCATAAAGCTCAGAAAAACTAcgttgacattttttaatttcaactgagaatcaaataatttacttcGTGGTAGAGGCGTATTTAACTTATGTCTATAGAGGAAATgggttgttaatttaataaaaaaaattaaattatctattgaatagaatatatatttttctttaaataaagcTCTTGTTTAACAGTGCAGTGTgtcaataatacttttaaattttgaagcTTTTATTtagaaacttatttttaattttatgataattttactcCTACTTATATGCATATTGGCAACGATGTTTTTATGGCGTAAGCTAGGgttctaaatttgaaatatttcaaaattgaaaatttcactgtttttgaaatatttttcttcttttaaacaTGATCGGTTATAGttgattagatataatatattgattaaacacaaaaaatattcttagtaaatatgcaaaaatatgcactatacatttttgatatttttttaatttatcacttgtattattaattggatccttattggttattattattattctgtattatacataatttcttTGTTTCACAAAATAAACcaacttttgaaaattttcacttGTAAGTTGATgtgattataaactttaagatataataatttatattttatttttcattgcaatgaaatatttcatgaaattttaaaaccctaGGCGTAACTTTAGGATTAATGCGATTTCTATGAACCTATAAAAACTTTGTTTACCTTTGAAATCCTCgctaattcataaaaataacttcGCACTGTACTAATATACATCTCTTTGTGAAAATACTACAAAtatgaaaatctaaaaaaaaaatatattttatcaacaggTGAGAAAcgacattaataaaaatgtatttatctggTTATTTGGTCAAAAACAATTTGCTAAAAAAAACTGTCATCGTTGCAGCGATGAAAATGatgatactaaatataattgtttatattattttgtacacagATACCGCTGTTTAAATACTACCTACAATGGAAGTGTCTACACTTCTGGTATAAGTACATTTCGCAAAACAAGTACTGTCGGGCGAGAGAAGAACTACAAGGTCCGCTGTCGTTATTTATGCTGTCCGGTCCACTGCGGGACGCATCGTTAAAGGTATATGACCTGATTTATCAGAGCGCGGCAATGAGCTTGTACAACGGTTCAGTTACGGAAGAAAATACCCTTCAAGCGTTTAAAGAACAACAGGTTAGTCTTAACTGTTAATGCATGCAAATTATGAAAGGCGtgttatatttaggtatattttaatccaACTGttattgtacctacattattcATATTCAAGTTAGCAAAGTTTTTAGTctttagatattaataaaataacaacgtTTCAATGATATAATTGAACAGTCTGCTTtatgttgtttaaaattaagaacaCAAGATAAATAAATgggtataataattcattaatatttgttcAACTTTTTAATTACCCACATAGATCAATTGTCATTTAAAACGTAGACATTTTTATACagcaattattaacaaaaatgaacaatatattgttaattatacgctcaatttatttgaatatatttttccttctctttatatttataagttttagtgaaatttataaataatattcaacaataaaaaatatcggaataaaaacaaaaaagaaaataagtgTAGTGGtgtacctaaaaataattttatgaataggtaattattgctgtttaaaaaataatgtataaaatattaattcactctaaaatataacaaacaaataacatataatacaagtaagtactaaatattaattaactatttttaatttaatttaattaataaatattcacctAGTTATAATGAAATGACTAACAGATACAGATGTAATGAGTTACAAATACTCAAATccaaaaacgtttaaaatttaaaatgttattttcaaacaaactaCTGtagacattaatatttaattatttaattgagaaTACTCTTttaggcatattatattttgtttacacgaaaaattatataatttttatgtaatggtactcgtataggtacctattaatcaaacaatttaaaaaaaaacctgctCTGTTGTATTTTCGGTTTTATCCATATAATGGTTCAATTTTAcatgtttatacaatttttattttcttaattacattaaaataccgaaatcgttatttttcgtttattgtccaattttttcaacattttaacttaaactaagtataaaaaaaaattaaagtatttattttttaataacgttttgagaaaaaataacttatgagaaatctttaactaaattttcaaacgttttgattaagaaataaaaaagtaattaggtAATACCTAAATTTTATCAACTGACTtcgaaaaaaaatctaaataaaagtcTAAAActgtaactatttataattatcataaagagagcaaatacatttttttttaaagttaataactaatataaatgtttagtaaaattattaagtatctaCGGTTATCCCTTTTGGAATTAGAGTGTTAGACACaactaaaaacaaatgtattattttgttaaaatttgtgtTGCGACTGTAATATATCTTTTGTCATGTTTCtcatttattctaattttttaacaacATCGCTTCCTTCAGTATCAACTAGCTCAAGTATTACACTAGAAACTTAAATCTTAATAACTATAGGTACTACGTGGAATGTCTACGATTtatttgtgtgttttattttcagattgtttataataacatgagtacctataataaatccTCAAATAGAACTAATACcttaaaaacgtttattatttttataaattgcataaatacCTACGTGCCACGTTGCTACGTAGAATCTTATCTTTGTTTTCCAgcgtattatacacacataactTCATAAGCTAAGATAGCTCAGAAtttgaatcatatttttattattttttttttgtcgatatTCTGTGTGTATCTCGTGCAGGAGAATAGCACTGAGGCGGCCGTCGGACACTTACAGGGCCTACGCCTGGCGGTCAAAAACTTGGTGTTGGCCGCGTGTTCCAGCGTCCTGGCCGAGTGCGGATTCACCGTGGACGACTCAGAATTTCGTGTCACAAAGACCTCACGTATAGCACAGTCCCGaggcggtggtggtggtagtggtaTCACCAGCTATACGATGCCGTTTGTAAAACAAAGGACCAAACTGAAATGTTGTCAAAGGATATGCCGGTTCATCGCGTTGGTAGATTTCCAGCTGCAGTCACATCTCCACAAAATAGCCAGCAATCAGATCGTTCATTTTGAAGCGGATGTGCGCAGACACTACAAGAACGTTCCCGGCGAATTATATCAACTGAACGGCCACGACAACGACAACGTCGACAACGCACTAGAAAATGACAGGTCTTCGGACGATCCAAAGgtgagaataaataataattatttatccggTCGAATAGATcgtaatataacaatatcattataatcatcgatttttatgaaaactatataatattaaatatttccaatACGTAGTCGCCGTTGTTCATACTGGAGGCGTTTTTAACGAAAAATGGTATCGAGTTTGATAACACGCAAAGTGATTTTATTGCTTACGTGAcgtttttaatggaaaactgGAAATGGATCGTTATCACTCACGTTCCACCGCTCCTAGACGACATCGAATTCAACGATTTCACAAAGTAAGTTTTAAATACACTTAGGCACCATTACGCAGTGTTGGGTAAACTGTTttgaataagtaattataattatatatattattatacaccacaTACATGATACTTACTCGTTTCGTTACGTAGAATTTTAGTGATTGaggataaatgtataaacattttagaaatcAAAAGAATACATATGAAGTTGTTACTTTTAACTAAGCAATTCTGACACTATCTTTATgtgattcatattttaaatgtataaataatgtatttttatgtaaccGATTCgatggtaggtacctactggaTTAAAATCATTCGTGGCACGATAATATATTGctcctaatatatataataaaaaaataaatcttatagactatattatCTGATTGTAAATCTGCAATAGGTATGTctggttttaattatttcgaaATTATCGTCATTGATTCTCATAAAATCtgtgaataaaataacaactaaagataatgtgaatataatatattgaaattaaattaacaagaaACGGGAGATAATGAGGATGTTATGCGTCATTGTGCTCATTAGCTTATCGAGACAGCATGCCTGTAATATTAATCTCATCACGATGAAATTCGATTAATACGTCTGTTGTCTTGGCGTGATGAACacctaattttaaatagtagtgCTAAATAAATCGCTACTTTATTAACAACTAGGTAGCTAGATAAATGAtttgtattactgtattaattgtataggtAACTAAAACTTTAAGTGCctgtttaaaatcaaattgaaaACTTAATCGAtggtaataacaattttagccCGTCGATTTGCGGTAATAAAAATGATCAAGTATGCAGTGATGGTCCATCACTGCAGTTTGTGTTCGACATTGACAATGCGTATCAGAGCTACGCGGAAAAGATATTGAATTATTTCACTACGAATTTTGAGGCGGTACATAAGTACTTGAAACGTCTGGAATATGTTCACATTATTTACAAGGAAAACGAAGACATCGATCGAGAAAGTATCGTAAACGAAACCAGTAAGTATTTAATCACTCGAGTGTATAAGTACTTGCATAAAATCCAATATTCACCGTATTGAAATGTAcatatcgttttattttattaggcaTAAAGAATTTTCAACAAATGTTAGAGAAATACAAACAACAAATAACCGACGTGGATAAAATAAAGACCACGCATATGTTAGgcatgtttcatttaaaattacatcttttgaaaaatgttgCTAAGCCTACCTGCGAATATTTATTAGATCTAGTGGAAAAAACGCTTGTAAAGTATGTGCAAGATCATACTATACTAAACACGTATGCAGAAAAactatcttataataaaatataccttaacTTAGAGCAGGAAAACGGTTGGTGAATGAACTGTCAAACGAAATAACTGACTCACTCAAGTACCTTCACACCTCGCCATCTACTGCTGCGCAATATGTAGATTATAAAAAGTTCTTGGAAAATTTTTCCATAAGGGTTtgtgtttgaataatataataatattacctacatactacaatattaaataaaacatttaatatttcagttggatgaaataaataaaaatcaaaattacatcAGAGAACTTTATGACTTGGCCGAAAAATTTGATGTGCCCGTTCCTGATGAAGATATCGACAATTATGATGTTAATAGTAGTACTATTGTTTTGTAGTTTGtagtttaataatactaatatgcgatttttatgaaatatttatttacagaaaTTTTTAGATACGCTTACTACTTTACAAACAGCGTTTGAGGATATAAACAATGAACAAGACAAACTCATTGGAGAGTTCgtcaaaaaaattgatattcacATAAAAGACATGATTCAAGATGTAGAACAAATAAATACCGAggctaatgtaataatatatatatatatatatgtatatatacttgtataatattccaAATACAGCACACCATTTCAAATATTCGgaatacttttgaaaatatttcaaataatttattcaaaattcttatatactattaaaattaaacgttttatttttaatatttattgtaatgctataaataattaactatcgcagttatatatacaaatacgaaatacaatacattttcacATTAGCTATAGCTTAAAATATTTCTGAAGACaaacattacttttttaatatttttatagtattttaaatacattaattagaatactatttttatggaatattcaaatatttattccaaatactttttaaaagtattttccaagtctgtaaatatttgaaaatatagttcgtatcatttaattcatttttttttcaggaatTGTGGTTAACTGATATTAGTAGTAATAAAGAAGAAGTAAAATTGGCCTTATCCAAACTTAATAACCGATTAGCAGAACGCCAAGAAGAATCGATTTTGTATGAGTCTTATCAGTGTTTCTTTCAAGTGGAAATGACCAAATTTGATATACTAAGTAATGCAAGTGAAGCTGTAACACTCAGAATTTTGCTATGGGATAGCTTAGATGAATGGGAAAAAAAGATGTCTATTTGGGAAGAAGATAATTTTCATAATCTAGAAGTAGAACAAATGAACACGTTCTTagcactaaatttaaaatatgtaatgcaattcaaaaaaattattcctgTATGTAAACTCGTTGATCTTATTGACAAAAAAGTGCAGttattcaaagaaaaaatgTCGATAATAACTATGTTAAGAAATCCAAATCTTAAGAACCATCATTGGATAAAAATCGAGCATATACTTGGGACAACATTTCCAACTAATCAATCTCTTACTCTTATTATGCTCGAAAAGTTAGGTGCTTTCAAATACGGTTCTGAAATAATAGATGTTTCAATTCAGGCCAGTTCTGAAGCTACTTTAGAAGCAATGTTGAAGAAAGTTGAAGATTCTTggaaaattgtaaatttgattGTACTTCCCTACAAAAATACTAATGATATTTTCATACTAGGTTCATTAGAAGAAGTTCAAGTAACATTGGAAGAAgcaaatataaacttaaatactctcatttcatcaaaaaacacaTTGATGATTAAATCAAAAGTTGAAGACTGGATAAATTCTATGGCCATTATGAATGATGTTAtagtaagtaattttataaatttataattatatataacaataaattaaattcttttttgaactttaaaacCGGTGaaaaattttgaacaaaattgCATGTTTTAGATAGAATGGAATTTGTGCCAAAATAATTGGATTTATTTAGAATCGATATTTGCTGCTCCGGATATACAAAGACAACTTCCAAATGaagctaaattatttaatcaagtaAATAATTCATGGAAGAGTATAATGCAAAAGGTTGTAAAAAATCCTTTAGCAATAAACATATGCACTGAAACCGACCTATTGAAaactcttataaaaaataatcaacaattagaacaaatattgttatatttagaaGCTTATTTAGAATCAAAAAGAGTTGTGTTCCCGCGATTTAATTTCTTGGCGAACGTTGAACTATTAGAAATAATCGCTCAAGCTCGAAATCCAAGAGCCGTACAACCGTACATGAACAAATGTTTTGAAGCTATTTGgcgaattcaatttaaaaacgaaGACTGCGAAGGAAAGCAGTTACAGTCAGtggttgaagaaaaaaataatacagatgTTATCGCCATGATATCTCCAGAAAGAGAAATCGTCCAATTCGTATCACCGATTAAAGCCACCGGGAACGTTGAATTCTGGCTGTCAAGGGTAGAAAAAGAGATGGTAAATACACTACGAACTCTCATGTCAATAGCCATCGAAGATTACAACACAACTTCTAGAGAAGAATGGGTGTTATTACATGCTGACCAggttaaaatttgaatacatttttaaactgaaaTTTGAAACTAGTCATTTTTTTAGCTAGTGATTGTGGTATCACAGATAACATGGTGTCGCGACGTACACGAAATCTTTAAGATGAAGTCCAACGTACAAGAATCATTAAtcaaatttgaacaaaaatgttttaaattaagtatttctATCACAAAATCACATTAAAATCTGATTTAGGGTTATTATGTTTATCACAATAACAAAGGCATGTCATTTTAGGACCTGAATAATTTAGCAGCTATGGTTCGACTAGGAAATTTGACCAAACTCCAATGTTCTGGAGTACGTGCATTGATCACCGTCGATTTTCACGCGAGGGATGTGATATCTACTATGGTCATTCGCAAAATTAATAGCGACGCGCACTTTGAATGGTTGAAACAGCTTCGTTACTATTGGGATAACGTGGACGGTTGTGTCGCGTACTCTGTCAATACTCGTTGGTTGTACGcgtttgaatatcttggttcCTCTCCTCGATTAGTAATAACACCTTTAACAGACCGATGCTACTTATGCTTGATGGGTGCGCTTCAATTAAGTCTAGGATGTGCACTGTCTGGACCTACAGGTACCGGAAAGACTGAAACTGCCAAGGATCTCGCGAAAGCGTTAGCTACACAATGTATCGTATTCAATTGTTCTGATGGATTAAATTATAAGGTACAGagatacattgtattataacaactatattcatctaaaaaaaaactgttaatgaTTCCCATCCTTTATTTAGACGATTGGCAGATATTTTTCGGGCTTGGCTCAATCGGGAGTGTGGTGTTGTTTCGACGAATTCGACCGGGTAGGGATTGAAGTGCTATCGGTTATTGCGCAACAGCTAATTACTATCACAAATGCGAAACTGACTAATGCCAATAAGTTCACATTTGAAGGTAGAGAGATTAGGCTTATTGGAACTTGTGcagtatttataacaataaatccgGAATATGTGAGACGGAGCGAATTACCGGATAATCTACAAGCGTTGTTTAGACCTGTGGCTATGATGATACCAGACTATAATTTAATTGCTGAGGTTGTATTGTATTCAGAAGGATTTCAATCATCAAAAATATTGTctcataaaatagtaaaaatgtaccAATTGTGTAACGAACAGCTTTCCATTCAAAAACACTATGATTTTGGAATGAGGTaatcattaattgttttaaatcaagtattctatttcaattttcaattgaacaactattttgtattactatagAGCTATAAAAAGTGTTTTGATAATGGCAGGATTATTAAAACGAGAAAATCCTATCGTTgacgaaaatttaattttaatcaaagcGCTGAAAGATAGTAATTTACCGAAATTTTTAAAAGACGACGCAGTACTATTTCAagtatagtatacaattttcaataacatttaaactataaCACAAAATACTTACATGGTTGAAACTTTAGGATATATTAAACGATCTATTTCCTGGAGTTTTCTTaccagaaaataattttgaaatattcttaTCGACTGCCAAAAGTGTGATGGAAAGTGAAGGATATCAAATTAAAGAGAgcttttatataaaagttatacacTTATTTCAGACAATAGCTATTCGACATGGTATCATAACTGTTGGTCAAACTGGAAGTGGAAagactacaattttaaaaatacttagtaAAACATTAACAGAgctttataataagaaaatagaaaACCGACATTATAAACCAGTGAACATATACCGTCTGAATCCTAAAGCAATTTCTATGAACGAACTTTACGGCCAATTGGACCTCTTAACGATGGTATGGAAAGACGGATTACTTGGAAAAATCATTAGAAAAACAGTTCAAGCGGAAAAGGAAGAATTTCAATGGGTGGTATGCGATGGTCCCTTAGATGCAATATGGATAGAAAATCTTAATTCCGTACTTGACGATACCAAGATTTTGTGTCTAGCCAACTCTGAACGCATAAAACTAAGCTCTTGGGTAAgagttttatttctaaattatcaacttaacattattattttataaattaatgtaaatctACAATTTATAGGTTAGAATGTTTTTTGAAGTTGGTGACTTATCGCAAGCCTCACCCACCACAGTTAGCAGATGTGGAGTTGTTTATATAGACACATCGGACGTCGGGTGGTTACCATATGTACACTCGTGGATAAATAGATTACAAAATGACGTAATTAAAAGTAgtacagaattaaaaaaatttatggaGTTTCTATTTAAAACTTATGTCAACGAtggtttttcatttataaataagtattgcTTGGCTCCCATTAAACAGGTATTTCTATACTTCCATTTAtcagtttcataaaaaaaaaagaaaaaatagaaaGAAAAGCATTGACACTTTAACTATAATTTGTTTCAGGTTGAAATTAGTAAAGCGACTATGATGTGTACTATTCTCGAATCTCTATTAACTGACCCAGCTAGTTTTGATGCGTCAACAGAAATTTCCAAAGTCCaatcatttatttatcaatcatttatattttcgtatttgTGGTCTCTGGGATCAAATTTAGTCGATTCTTCTCAAATAAAATtcgaaaattttgtttttaatcaattttcagACAAATCTGAATATGGTATTCTACCTGAAATGAAATTATTCAACGTACACTTAAATACAGAAAATAAGAAGTTTGAAAATTGGAATACCATTGTCCAGAATTTTGTGTATAAAACTAATACACCTTATTATGAGTTACTAGTGCCCACAGTAGATAGCATCcggtatacacatattatacaaaagatagtacaaatgaaCCAACCAGTGATGTTAACTGGAACAACAGGTGTGTAATAATACGAAATTAAATTAGAGTAAAttacaagttatttttatagtaacatCATCGTATTATAATCTTAGGTGTAGGTAAAACTTCGGTAGCAAATTTAATTGTGCAAGATTTGACATCTACGGGCGATTGGATATCTGCAACGATCAATTTTTCTGCGTACACCAATAGTAAAAGGACTCAAAAAGTATTAGAATCAAAATTAGTAAAGAAAAAACGAAACCGTTTCGGTGCGCCAGTAAACAAACGTTTGGCGCTTTTCATCGATGACGTAAACATGCCGATACCCGAAGTTTACGGTGCTCAACCTCCTATTGAATTACTACGACAGC encodes the following:
- the LOC132924786 gene encoding dynein axonemal heavy chain 6-like, with the protein product MSVGMSAQKSSSKKKSKINRNDLNSLVENNFTIEVSNAKYLQSALNEKEEHGHSSISERYTKTRENYALFCKIDKEVELDDANYFVDMNESKDNTIVEDGKMLVKEEPPEILNLDKTIEEFKTTMEFKFIYLVYAVSKKSKYFSPYDFKIVLFKNINKHCFFTLSKEGMLSHFQNEVSFTPFAQFEEEYKLYKKIVKIPLFKYYLQWKCLHFWYKYISQNKYCRAREELQGPLSLFMLSGPLRDASLKVYDLIYQSAAMSLYNGSVTEENTLQAFKEQQENSTEAAVGHLQGLRLAVKNLVLAACSSVLAECGFTVDDSEFRVTKTSRIAQSRGGGGGSGITSYTMPFVKQRTKLKCCQRICRFIALVDFQLQSHLHKIASNQIVHFEADVRRHYKNVPGELYQLNGHDNDNVDNALENDRSSDDPKSPLFILEAFLTKNGIEFDNTQSDFIAYVTFLMENWKWIVITHVPPLLDDIEFNDFTNPSICGNKNDQVCSDGPSLQFVFDIDNAYQSYAEKILNYFTTNFEAVHKYLKRLEYVHIIYKENEDIDRESIVNETSIKNFQQMLEKYKQQITDVDKIKTTHMLGMFHLKLHLLKNVAKPTCEYLLDLVEKTLVKAGKRLVNELSNEITDSLKYLHTSPSTAAQYVDYKKFLENFSIRVCV
- the LOC132924787 gene encoding dynein axonemal heavy chain 6-like gives rise to the protein MIQDVEQINTEANELWLTDISSNKEEVKLALSKLNNRLAERQEESILYESYQCFFQVEMTKFDILSNASEAVTLRILLWDSLDEWEKKMSIWEEDNFHNLEVEQMNTFLALNLKYVMQFKKIIPVCKLVDLIDKKVQLFKEKMSIITMLRNPNLKNHHWIKIEHILGTTFPTNQSLTLIMLEKLGAFKYGSEIIDVSIQASSEATLEAMLKKVEDSWKIVNLIVLPYKNTNDIFILGSLEEVQVTLEEANINLNTLISSKNTLMIKSKVEDWINSMAIMNDVIIEWNLCQNNWIYLESIFAAPDIQRQLPNEAKLFNQVNNSWKSIMQKVVKNPLAINICTETDLLKTLIKNNQQLEQILLYLEAYLESKRVVFPRFNFLANVELLEIIAQARNPRAVQPYMNKCFEAIWRIQFKNEDCEGKQLQSVVEEKNNTDVIAMISPEREIVQFVSPIKATGNVEFWLSRVEKEMVNTLRTLMSIAIEDYNTTSREEWVLLHADQVKI